A window of Campylobacter lari subsp. lari contains these coding sequences:
- a CDS encoding glycosyltransferase family 2 protein: MSQISIILPTYNVEKYIARALESCINQTFKDIEIIVVDDCGNDKSIDIAKEYASKDNRIKIIHNEENLGTFASRNIGVLNSSSPYIMFLDPDDYLELNACELGFEKIKNVDMVVFDAYVHRVKFKKFYRFKQDEFFSKDDFLKFLLKQKHFCWSVWAKVYRKNLILKSFEYVDFKERLCYGEDVLFNYINFMLSESFFISKECIYRYEFNENGRYENKNKEILWQNYEHKKQSLKHIRKLANIFSYKHFNEKILEVLEKEILGLESRI; encoded by the coding sequence ATGAGTCAAATTTCCATCATACTACCAACTTATAATGTAGAAAAATATATTGCTAGAGCATTAGAAAGTTGTATAAATCAAACTTTTAAAGATATAGAAATCATTGTAGTAGATGATTGTGGCAATGATAAAAGTATAGATATAGCTAAAGAATATGCTAGCAAAGATAATAGAATAAAAATCATACATAATGAAGAGAATTTAGGAACCTTTGCTAGTAGAAATATAGGTGTATTAAATTCAAGTTCACCCTATATAATGTTTTTAGATCCTGATGATTATTTAGAGCTTAATGCTTGTGAGCTTGGGTTTGAAAAAATCAAAAATGTAGATATGGTAGTGTTTGATGCGTATGTACATAGGGTGAAATTTAAGAAATTTTATAGGTTTAAACAAGATGAGTTTTTTAGTAAAGATGATTTTTTGAAATTTTTACTTAAGCAAAAACATTTTTGTTGGAGTGTTTGGGCAAAAGTATATAGGAAAAATTTGATTTTAAAAAGTTTTGAATATGTTGATTTCAAAGAAAGGCTTTGCTATGGGGAGGATGTGCTTTTTAACTATATAAATTTTATGTTGAGTGAAAGTTTTTTTATATCAAAAGAATGTATATACCGCTATGAATTTAATGAAAATGGTAGATATGAAAACAAAAATAAAGAAATTTTATGGCAAAATTACGAGCATAAAAAGCAAAGTTTAAAACACATTAGAAAATTAGCTAATATTTTTTCATATAAGCATTTTAATGAAAAAATATTAGAAGTTTTAGAGAAAGAAATTTTAGGGTTAGAGAGTAGAATTTAA
- the neuB gene encoding N-acetylneuraminate synthase, whose amino-acid sequence MKYNKTLIIAEAGVNHNGDINLAKKLIEVASEAGADFVKFQTFVAENCISKNAKKAEYQLQATDENQSQLDMVKKLELSKQDHEILIEHCKKFNIKFLSTAFDLESIDLLIKFDIEIFKIPSGELTNLPYLKKIASFNKNIILSTGMATLGEIEKALNILVQNGTQRDKIIILHCNTEYPTPFEDVNLRAMQTLKKAFCLPVGYSDHTLGITIPIAAVAMGACVIEKHFTLDKSMQGPDHQASLEPEELKAMVKAIRGLEQAFGDGVKIPSKSESKNKAIARKSLVAKKVIKKGECFSEENLTTKRPGDGICAMKYDKYLGKIASRDYIEDELIDE is encoded by the coding sequence ATGAAATACAATAAAACCTTAATCATAGCAGAAGCTGGAGTTAATCATAATGGTGATATAAATTTAGCTAAAAAGCTTATAGAAGTAGCTAGTGAAGCTGGGGCTGATTTTGTAAAATTTCAAACTTTTGTAGCTGAAAATTGTATAAGTAAAAATGCCAAAAAAGCAGAGTATCAACTCCAAGCTACCGATGAAAATCAAAGCCAGCTTGATATGGTTAAAAAACTAGAACTTTCCAAACAAGATCATGAAATTTTAATAGAACATTGTAAAAAATTTAATATTAAATTTCTTTCCACTGCTTTTGATTTAGAAAGTATTGATTTACTTATAAAATTTGATATAGAAATTTTTAAAATTCCAAGTGGAGAATTAACTAACCTTCCTTACTTGAAAAAAATTGCTAGTTTTAATAAAAATATCATCTTATCGACAGGAATGGCCACTTTAGGTGAGATTGAAAAAGCTTTAAATATTTTGGTGCAAAATGGCACTCAAAGAGATAAAATCATCATTTTACATTGTAACACTGAATACCCCACACCTTTTGAAGATGTAAATTTAAGGGCTATGCAAACTTTAAAAAAAGCCTTTTGCTTGCCCGTAGGATATTCTGATCACACTTTGGGTATAACTATACCTATAGCAGCTGTAGCTATGGGAGCTTGCGTGATAGAAAAACACTTTACTTTAGATAAAAGTATGCAAGGGCCTGATCATCAAGCATCCTTAGAACCTGAAGAATTAAAAGCTATGGTGAAAGCTATAAGAGGGTTAGAACAAGCTTTTGGAGATGGTGTTAAAATTCCAAGCAAAAGTGAAAGTAAAAACAAAGCCATTGCTAGAAAATCTCTTGTAGCTAAAAAAGTTATAAAAAAGGGCGAATGTTTTAGTGAAGAAAATCTTACCACAAAGCGACCAGGGGATGGAATTTGTGCTATGAAATATGATAAATATTTAGGTAAAATTGCTAGTAGAGATTATATTGAAGATGAGTTAATTGATGAGTAG
- a CDS encoding replicative DNA helicase, whose translation MSQNNEHFDLDLERAILSSCIYSEDSFFSISSDIEINDFSLKAHQDIYKAILACVNAGEPISASFIRKHKKIDEQILAEVLATTSIADVSKYAYELREKSIRRQLLNFAYTIPTRVNEDKSISQISDEIGKEIFNLTNRVNSNSIKDMTMVMSELMDEFKKQKEAENKDILGLDTGFSELNKMTKGFKPGDLVIIAARPGMGKTTICLNFIEKTLRQNKGVVMFSLEMPATQIMQRLISAKTSIALQKILIADLNDDEWSRVGDACNEYAQKNLYIYDSGYASIADIRSILRKIKAQDESIELCVVDYIGLMMSNSAFNDRHLQVSEISRGLKLLARELNMPVVALSQLNRSLESRANKRPMLSDLRESGAIEQDADTILFVYRDEVYREQEEKERENKAKNEGKTYERKFMPNPVQEKAELIIGKNRNGPVGHVDLLFLKEKSCFIEAPKEDFVVTNFEG comes from the coding sequence ATGAGTCAAAATAATGAACATTTTGATTTAGATTTAGAAAGAGCTATACTTAGTTCTTGTATTTACAGCGAAGATTCTTTTTTTAGTATATCTTCTGATATTGAGATTAATGATTTTTCGCTCAAAGCTCATCAAGATATTTATAAAGCTATTTTAGCTTGCGTAAATGCTGGCGAGCCTATAAGTGCAAGTTTTATAAGAAAACACAAAAAAATAGATGAGCAAATTTTAGCAGAAGTTTTAGCCACTACTTCTATAGCAGATGTGAGCAAATACGCTTATGAGCTAAGAGAAAAGTCCATTAGACGCCAGCTTTTAAATTTTGCTTATACTATACCTACAAGGGTAAATGAAGATAAAAGTATTTCTCAAATTTCAGACGAAATAGGTAAAGAAATTTTTAATCTTACTAACCGAGTAAATTCTAATAGTATTAAAGATATGACTATGGTGATGTCTGAGCTTATGGATGAGTTTAAAAAGCAAAAAGAGGCTGAAAATAAAGATATTTTGGGACTTGATACAGGCTTTAGTGAGCTTAATAAAATGACAAAGGGTTTTAAACCTGGCGATCTTGTAATCATCGCTGCACGCCCTGGTATGGGAAAAACTACAATTTGTTTAAATTTTATAGAAAAAACACTAAGACAAAATAAAGGCGTTGTGATGTTTTCGCTAGAAATGCCTGCTACGCAAATCATGCAAAGATTAATCAGTGCAAAAACTTCCATTGCTTTGCAAAAAATTCTAATTGCTGATTTAAATGATGATGAGTGGAGTAGGGTGGGTGATGCCTGTAATGAATATGCGCAAAAAAATCTTTATATTTATGATAGTGGTTATGCTAGCATAGCTGATATTCGCTCAATTTTAAGAAAAATTAAAGCTCAAGATGAAAGCATTGAGCTTTGTGTGGTTGATTATATAGGGCTTATGATGAGTAATTCAGCTTTTAATGATAGGCATTTGCAAGTAAGCGAAATTTCAAGAGGCTTAAAACTTTTAGCAAGAGAATTAAATATGCCAGTTGTAGCACTTTCCCAACTTAATCGTTCATTAGAAAGCAGGGCAAATAAGCGTCCTATGCTTAGTGATTTAAGAGAAAGTGGCGCTATAGAACAAGATGCAGATACGATTTTGTTTGTATATAGAGATGAGGTTTATAGAGAGCAAGAAGAAAAAGAAAGAGAAAATAAAGCCAAAAATGAAGGTAAAACCTATGAGAGAAAATTTATGCCAAATCCTGTGCAAGAAAAGGCTGAGCTTATTATAGGTAAAAATAGAAATGGTCCTGTAGGGCATGTGGATTTGCTTTTTTTGAAAGAAAAATCGTGCTTTATTGAAGCTCCAAAAGAAGATTTTGTGGTTACAAACTTTGAAGGTTAA
- the cysK gene encoding cysteine synthase A produces MSVYNNILDCIGNTPIISLTEFAPNLYAKCEYLNPSHSIKDRAAVEMIKQALGEGKINQETTIIEATSGNTGIALAMICASLKLKLIIAMPESMSIERRKMMSFFGAKLELTQASKGMQGALDRANELLSEIPNSFMVSQFENINNKNAHRKNTALEILKALPDLDIFLAGFGTGGTISGVGEILKEHNPNIKIIALEPAASPLLSQNTAASHKIQGIGANFIPKILNQKIIDEIVCVSNEDAINTTLELGKNGIMAGISSGANVYMARKIALENPDKKVLTMLNDTAERYLSTDLFANL; encoded by the coding sequence ATGTCAGTTTATAATAATATTTTAGATTGTATAGGTAATACCCCGATTATTTCTTTAACAGAATTTGCTCCAAATCTTTATGCAAAATGTGAATATTTAAATCCAAGTCATTCTATAAAAGATAGGGCAGCTGTAGAGATGATAAAACAAGCTTTAGGTGAAGGTAAAATCAATCAAGAAACAACCATTATAGAAGCCACAAGTGGAAATACTGGCATAGCTTTAGCAATGATTTGTGCAAGCTTAAAATTAAAGCTTATTATCGCAATGCCTGAGTCTATGAGCATAGAGCGTAGAAAAATGATGAGTTTTTTTGGTGCAAAGTTAGAGCTTACTCAAGCAAGCAAAGGCATGCAAGGAGCGCTTGATAGAGCCAATGAGCTTTTGAGTGAAATTCCAAATTCATTTATGGTAAGTCAGTTTGAAAATATCAACAACAAAAACGCACATAGAAAAAATACTGCCTTAGAAATTTTAAAAGCTTTGCCTGATCTTGATATTTTTTTAGCAGGTTTTGGCACAGGTGGGACTATTAGCGGGGTAGGAGAAATTTTAAAAGAACACAATCCTAATATTAAAATCATAGCTTTAGAGCCTGCAGCTTCGCCACTTTTAAGTCAAAATACTGCTGCAAGCCATAAAATTCAAGGTATAGGCGCAAATTTTATCCCAAAAATTTTAAATCAAAAAATCATAGATGAGATAGTTTGTGTAAGCAATGAAGATGCTATAAATACAACTTTAGAACTTGGTAAAAATGGCATAATGGCAGGAATTTCAAGTGGTGCAAATGTTTATATGGCTAGAAAAATTGCTTTAGAAAACCCTGATAAAAAAGTTTTAACTATGTTAAATGATACAGCTGAGCGATATTTATCAACTGATTTATTTGCAAATTTATAA
- a CDS encoding nucleotidyltransferase family protein: MSIEKLKLAKNASIQEALKIIGSERVRIALVVENDKFLGVISDSNIRRALLNGKKLEDSIETIYTKNSLTIKENTSKEELLKLASQTDIYDFPVLNSENEVIAIKSIASILKEKSFENEVVLMVGGLGSRLGELTKNTPKPMLKIGKKPILENIVLNFKEQGFKKFIFCVNYKKEVICDYFQEGKSWGVEISYIKEEQKLGTAGALSLIKDMKNSFIVMNGDILTKLDFDQLVQEHKKSKAVMSVVLREFEHQIPYGVVKISNKNIKDIEEKPVQKFLVSAGIYVLEPEVLKYIKKDMYLDMPNLIKRLLDKKLKINSYILQDYWIDIGRLEEYEKAIIDANN; encoded by the coding sequence ATGAGTATTGAAAAATTAAAACTTGCTAAAAATGCAAGCATACAAGAAGCTTTAAAGATTATAGGTAGTGAGCGTGTTAGAATAGCTTTGGTGGTAGAAAATGATAAATTTTTAGGTGTAATTAGTGATTCTAATATTAGAAGGGCTTTGTTAAATGGCAAAAAGCTTGAAGATAGCATAGAAACAATTTATACTAAGAATTCGCTAACTATTAAAGAAAATACAAGCAAAGAAGAGCTTTTAAAATTAGCTAGTCAAACTGATATTTATGATTTTCCTGTCTTAAATAGTGAAAATGAAGTCATAGCTATAAAATCCATCGCTTCAATTCTTAAAGAAAAAAGTTTTGAAAATGAAGTAGTACTAATGGTTGGAGGTCTTGGAAGTAGATTGGGTGAACTTACTAAAAATACTCCAAAACCTATGTTAAAAATAGGTAAAAAGCCCATACTTGAAAATATTGTTTTAAATTTCAAAGAGCAAGGTTTCAAAAAATTTATATTTTGTGTAAATTATAAAAAAGAAGTTATTTGTGATTATTTTCAAGAAGGCAAAAGCTGGGGTGTTGAAATTTCTTATATTAAAGAAGAACAAAAGCTTGGTACCGCTGGAGCTTTGTCTTTGATAAAAGATATGAAAAATTCATTTATTGTTATGAATGGAGATATTTTAACTAAGCTTGATTTTGATCAACTTGTTCAAGAACATAAAAAAAGTAAAGCAGTGATGAGTGTGGTACTTAGAGAATTTGAGCATCAAATTCCTTATGGTGTTGTAAAAATTTCTAATAAAAACATAAAAGATATAGAAGAAAAACCTGTGCAGAAATTTTTAGTTAGTGCTGGAATTTATGTGCTAGAACCAGAAGTTTTAAAGTATATTAAAAAAGATATGTATTTGGATATGCCTAATTTGATTAAGCGATTGTTGGATAAAAAATTAAAAATAAATTCTTATATATTGCAAGATTATTGGATTGATATAGGAAGGCTTGAAGAATACGAAAAGGCGATTATTGATGCAAACAATTAA
- the waaF gene encoding lipopolysaccharide heptosyltransferase II: MNIFINLPTWLGDAVMASAAIYAIKEKYPQAKFTFYGSFVSTELFKRFENAQILVENKKQRYKQILKARKNLGKFDLAFSFRSAFSSKIILNLIKAKKRFYFDKNILKEEHQVLKYLNFIEEALNFKVASNSLKLPIKAKSTQKILGINPGAHFGSAKRWEASYFARVAKEFSHTHKILIFGVESEKKICDEIENLLLNDGIKAKNLCGKTSIFTLCKNISMLDLLITNDSGPMHIGAVYGVKTVAVFGSTKFSQTSPWQENAKIAHLNLACMPCMQKVCPLKHHKCMKDLKPEVVVNLARNFSGV, translated from the coding sequence ATGAATATTTTTATCAACCTTCCCACTTGGCTTGGCGATGCAGTAATGGCTAGTGCGGCTATTTATGCTATAAAAGAAAAATATCCCCAAGCTAAATTTACTTTTTATGGTTCTTTTGTGAGCACAGAGCTTTTTAAACGTTTTGAAAATGCTCAAATTTTAGTAGAAAATAAAAAGCAAAGATATAAACAAATTTTAAAAGCTAGAAAAAACCTTGGTAAATTTGATCTAGCTTTTTCGTTTCGCTCGGCATTTTCAAGCAAGATTATTTTAAATCTAATCAAAGCAAAAAAAAGATTTTATTTTGATAAAAATATTCTAAAAGAAGAACACCAAGTCTTAAAATACTTAAATTTCATAGAAGAAGCTTTAAATTTTAAAGTAGCTTCAAATTCTTTAAAACTCCCTATAAAAGCAAAATCAACTCAAAAAATTTTAGGTATAAATCCAGGTGCGCATTTTGGAAGTGCGAAAAGATGGGAGGCAAGCTATTTTGCAAGGGTTGCAAAAGAATTTAGCCATACCCATAAAATTTTAATTTTTGGCGTAGAAAGTGAAAAAAAAATTTGCGATGAAATAGAAAATTTATTATTAAATGATGGTATAAAAGCTAAGAATTTATGTGGAAAAACTAGTATTTTTACTCTTTGTAAAAATATATCTATGCTTGATTTACTCATCACAAACGATAGTGGTCCTATGCATATAGGTGCAGTTTATGGGGTAAAAACAGTGGCTGTTTTTGGTTCTACTAAATTTAGTCAAACCTCGCCTTGGCAAGAAAATGCTAAAATAGCACATTTAAATTTAGCTTGTATGCCTTGTATGCAAAAGGTCTGCCCTTTAAAACACCACAAATGCATGAAAGATTTAAAGCCTGAAGTGGTAGTAAATTTAGCAAGAAATTTTTCAGGAGTATAA
- a CDS encoding acylneuraminate cytidylyltransferase family protein, with translation MQTIKNSLNNILAIIPARSGSKRLVHKNIKILKNKPLIAWSIEAALKSKYIKNVIVSTDSQEYARIAMQYGAQVPYLRDRSLSDDTSSSFDVIKNIIDFYANKNISFKHIVLLQPTSPLRNNKHIDEALDLFFKKKANSVISVCECEHSPLWSNTIPENGAMDLFLPSEIKNLRSQDLEKYYRLNGAIYIAKIKEFMQYKGFFMPNSFAYKMESIYSIDIDTDYDFKMASLLLKSEYI, from the coding sequence ATGCAAACAATTAAGAATAGTTTAAATAATATTTTGGCTATCATTCCTGCACGTAGTGGAAGTAAGCGTCTTGTTCACAAAAACATTAAAATTTTAAAAAACAAGCCTTTAATTGCATGGAGTATTGAAGCTGCTTTAAAGTCTAAATATATAAAAAATGTTATAGTTAGCACAGATTCTCAAGAATATGCAAGAATAGCAATGCAATATGGAGCGCAAGTGCCTTATTTAAGAGATAGATCTTTATCAGATGATACATCATCTTCTTTTGATGTTATAAAAAATATTATTGATTTTTATGCTAATAAAAATATCAGTTTTAAACATATTGTTTTGTTGCAACCTACAAGTCCTTTGAGAAATAATAAACATATTGATGAGGCATTGGATTTATTTTTTAAGAAAAAAGCTAATTCTGTAATTAGTGTTTGTGAGTGTGAACATTCTCCTCTTTGGAGCAACACCATACCAGAAAATGGTGCTATGGATTTATTTTTACCTTCAGAGATTAAAAATTTACGCTCGCAAGATTTAGAGAAATATTACAGACTTAATGGTGCTATTTATATAGCAAAAATAAAAGAATTTATGCAGTATAAAGGTTTTTTTATGCCAAATAGTTTTGCTTATAAAATGGAGTCTATTTATTCTATAGATATTGATACGGATTATGATTTTAAAATGGCTAGTTTGTTGTTAAAAAGTGAGTATATTTAA
- the neuC gene encoding UDP-N-acetylglucosamine 2-epimerase translates to MMSRKICVISGTRAEWYLLRNLCKYIEQDNELTLQLIVTAAHLSQDFGFTYQEIEKEFKIDKKIPILLNSNNSVGICKSMGLLQISLCEAFEELKPDVVVILGDRYEMLSCASTCLLMQIPLAHLCGGELTLGAIDDSIRHAISKMAHLHFVSTQTYANRILQLGESEDRVFKVGSLGGENIKNMIFLSKEDLQKELNLIFDENIYLITYHPQTIQKSSVKKEIKLLLEFLDSLENSTLIFTKANADENGLYINELLNEYCIKQSHKAKLFDNLGSKRYLSLMKIVNMLIGNSSSGICESPFLRIPCINIGNRQEGRIFADNIINCDIYHLKQAFLYANTKEYQDKLENFINPFECEGKNTSLMIKDILKNISLEKILYKKFVDMQ, encoded by the coding sequence TTGATGAGTAGAAAAATTTGTGTTATTAGTGGTACTAGGGCTGAGTGGTATTTGTTAAGAAATTTATGCAAATACATTGAACAAGATAATGAATTAACTTTGCAGCTTATTGTTACAGCAGCTCATTTAAGTCAAGATTTTGGTTTTACTTATCAAGAAATTGAAAAGGAATTTAAAATAGATAAAAAAATTCCCATTTTGCTTAATAGTAATAATAGTGTAGGTATTTGTAAAAGTATGGGGCTTTTGCAAATTTCACTTTGTGAAGCTTTTGAAGAATTAAAACCTGATGTTGTAGTGATATTGGGCGATAGATATGAAATGCTCTCTTGTGCTAGTACTTGTTTGCTTATGCAAATTCCCTTAGCACATCTTTGCGGAGGAGAGCTTACTTTGGGAGCTATTGATGATAGCATTAGGCATGCTATTAGTAAAATGGCGCATTTGCATTTTGTTAGCACTCAAACTTATGCAAATAGGATTTTACAACTTGGAGAAAGTGAAGATAGAGTTTTTAAAGTAGGTTCTTTAGGTGGAGAAAATATCAAGAATATGATTTTTTTAAGCAAGGAAGATTTGCAAAAAGAATTGAACTTGATATTTGATGAAAATATATATTTAATAACTTATCATCCTCAAACGATACAAAAATCAAGTGTTAAAAAAGAAATAAAATTATTACTTGAATTTTTAGATAGTTTGGAAAATTCTACTTTAATTTTTACGAAAGCAAATGCTGATGAGAATGGTTTATATATTAATGAGCTTTTAAATGAGTATTGTATAAAACAATCTCATAAGGCAAAGTTATTTGATAATTTGGGCTCTAAAAGATACTTAAGTTTAATGAAAATAGTAAATATGCTTATAGGAAATAGCTCTAGTGGAATTTGCGAAAGCCCTTTTTTAAGAATTCCTTGTATTAATATAGGCAACAGACAAGAAGGAAGAATTTTTGCTGATAATATTATAAATTGTGATATTTATCATTTAAAACAAGCGTTTTTGTATGCTAATACCAAAGAATATCAAGATAAGCTAGAAAATTTCATTAATCCTTTTGAGTGTGAAGGTAAAAATACAAGTCTAATGATAAAGGATATTTTAAAAAATATTTCTTTGGAAAAAATTTTATATAAAAAATTTGTGGATATGCAATGA
- a CDS encoding MBOAT family O-acyltransferase: MVFSSYEFIFIFLPIVLIIFYMLKKFNYIQSAKLFLVLASLFFYAFWKVEYVLILLLSMGVNFYLANLILLNRKKVKLLFYSGVFFNLALLAFFKYTDFLLENFNVFFQIVQLDFNIPLPHILLPLAISFFTFQQIAFLVDCYKRTNIESLKSENTYKINILDYALFITFFPQLIAGPIVHHKEMMPQFKSMLWNNSILINWENIAKGLFIFSMGLFKKVYIADSFALWANAGFKIVENGGTLNIFEAWATSLSYTFQLYFDFSGYCDMAIGIALFFSIKLPINFNSPYKALNISDFWRRWHITLGKFLKDYLYIPLGGNRVSKIINLRNLFIVAFVSGVWHGAGWGFVIWGILHGLAMVLHRIYTFIIPNAKFKENNVYKIFAWFVTFNFINLAWIFFRSENLQGAINLLKAMFGLTWVELPIKWHRMKESLVQISGSNETLIYIIICMILCIGFKNSIEKLENFKASYINSLLVMLFLYIALITLGAVPYTEFIYFNF, encoded by the coding sequence ATGGTTTTTAGTTCTTATGAATTTATATTTATATTTTTACCTATAGTTTTAATTATATTTTATATGCTTAAAAAATTTAATTATATTCAAAGCGCAAAATTATTTTTAGTCTTAGCAAGTTTATTTTTTTATGCTTTTTGGAAGGTTGAATATGTTTTGATTTTATTGCTTTCTATGGGTGTGAATTTTTATCTTGCAAATTTAATTTTACTTAATAGAAAAAAAGTAAAATTGTTATTTTATAGTGGTGTGTTTTTTAATTTAGCTTTACTTGCTTTTTTTAAATACACTGATTTTCTTTTAGAAAATTTTAATGTATTTTTTCAAATAGTCCAACTAGATTTTAATATTCCTTTGCCGCATATATTACTACCTTTAGCTATATCTTTTTTTACTTTTCAACAAATTGCTTTTTTAGTAGATTGTTATAAAAGAACAAATATAGAAAGTTTAAAAAGTGAAAATACATATAAAATAAATATTTTAGATTATGCTTTGTTTATAACATTTTTTCCTCAACTTATAGCAGGTCCAATAGTACATCATAAAGAAATGATGCCTCAATTTAAGAGTATGCTTTGGAATAATTCTATTCTTATTAATTGGGAAAATATAGCTAAAGGATTATTTATATTTTCTATGGGTTTATTTAAGAAAGTATATATTGCTGATTCTTTTGCGCTTTGGGCTAATGCAGGGTTTAAGATAGTTGAAAATGGAGGTACTTTAAATATTTTTGAAGCTTGGGCAACTTCTTTATCTTATACTTTTCAACTTTATTTTGATTTTAGTGGATATTGTGATATGGCTATAGGCATAGCTTTATTTTTTAGTATAAAACTCCCTATTAATTTTAATTCTCCTTATAAAGCATTAAATATAAGTGATTTTTGGAGAAGATGGCATATAACATTAGGTAAATTTTTAAAAGATTATTTATATATACCTTTAGGTGGTAATAGGGTTTCTAAGATTATAAATTTGAGAAATCTTTTTATAGTAGCTTTTGTAAGTGGAGTATGGCATGGAGCTGGTTGGGGCTTTGTGATATGGGGTATTTTACATGGCCTTGCTATGGTGCTTCATAGAATATATACATTTATAATCCCAAATGCTAAATTTAAAGAAAATAATGTATATAAGATATTTGCATGGTTTGTAACTTTTAATTTTATTAACCTTGCGTGGATATTTTTTAGAAGTGAAAATCTTCAAGGCGCTATAAATCTTTTAAAAGCTATGTTTGGTTTAACTTGGGTGGAACTACCTATAAAATGGCATAGAATGAAAGAATCTTTAGTGCAAATTAGTGGTAGTAATGAAACTTTAATTTATATTATCATTTGTATGATTTTATGTATTGGGTTTAAAAATAGTATTGAAAAACTTGAAAATTTTAAAGCTAGTTATATAAATTCTTTATTAGTCATGCTTTTTTTATATATAGCTTTGATAACTTTAGGAGCAGTTCCTTATACTGAATTTATTTATTTTAATTTCTAA
- a CDS encoding HU family DNA-binding protein, with translation MTKADFISQVAQTAGLTKKDAGAATDAVIATITDVLAKGDSISFIGFGTFSVAERAAREARVPSTGATIKVPATKVAKFKVGKNLKDAVAAAKTAKKAKK, from the coding sequence ATGACTAAAGCAGATTTTATTTCTCAAGTTGCTCAAACTGCTGGGCTAACTAAAAAAGACGCAGGTGCAGCTACTGATGCAGTAATTGCTACTATCACTGATGTATTAGCTAAAGGTGATAGCATTAGCTTTATCGGTTTTGGTACATTTTCTGTAGCTGAAAGAGCTGCTAGAGAAGCTAGAGTACCAAGTACTGGCGCTACTATCAAAGTACCTGCTACTAAAGTTGCTAAATTTAAAGTAGGTAAAAACCTTAAAGATGCAGTTGCTGCTGCTAAAACTGCTAAAAAAGCTAAAAAATAA